One Peptostreptococcus equinus genomic window carries:
- a CDS encoding DUF975 family protein → MLKNSEIRKLSRAQLSGKWGKMAIINLLVIAAIALMYTIMIKAELNSISIVFSLLTELLTFGLYKLGLDIANGKEVDASRFVLNKRQYLRALLYSILMNVIIFALEIILGIILFIVGAASIMGLGVGSMADPSNINELLGNLGAGTIIILLVIIIVFIAIMLFFSLAFAQSIYIILRDHDDIGAIDAMKLSFSIMKGYKWRLFCLNLSFIGWAILSVLTLGIGFLFLMSYSYVANANFYLELLKENEEEARQSGVVDREYEQEYRTMREEHNYSRDINDSYSEEKVTFESIDLEKDDTKTADKNDPIL, encoded by the coding sequence ATGTTAAAAAATTCGGAAATAAGAAAATTGAGTAGAGCTCAATTAAGCGGTAAATGGGGAAAAATGGCTATAATTAATTTACTAGTTATAGCAGCTATAGCTTTAATGTATACTATAATGATAAAGGCAGAGCTAAACTCAATATCTATTGTGTTTTCATTGCTTACTGAATTGTTGACATTTGGCCTATATAAGTTGGGACTTGATATAGCAAATGGAAAAGAAGTAGATGCATCACGATTTGTATTAAATAAGAGACAGTATCTAAGAGCTCTATTATATTCTATACTAATGAATGTAATAATATTTGCATTAGAGATTATATTAGGTATTATATTATTTATAGTGGGTGCAGCATCTATTATGGGTCTAGGTGTGGGTTCAATGGCTGATCCCAGTAATATAAACGAATTGTTAGGAAATCTTGGAGCGGGTACAATAATAATATTGCTAGTTATTATAATAGTATTTATAGCTATTATGTTGTTCTTTAGCTTGGCATTTGCACAGTCAATTTATATTATATTAAGAGATCATGATGACATAGGAGCAATTGATGCGATGAAACTTTCTTTTTCTATAATGAAGGGATATAAGTGGAGATTATTTTGCTTGAATTTATCATTTATAGGTTGGGCTATTTTATCTGTACTTACTTTGGGAATAGGATTCTTATTCTTGATGTCATACTCATATGTTGCAAATGCTAATTTCTATCTTGAATTATTGAAAGAAAACGAAGAAGAAGCAAGACAATCGGGAGTAGTGGATAGAGAATATGAGCAAGAATATAGAACTATGAGAGAAGAACATAATTATTCAAGAGATATTAATGATTCTTATTCAGAAGAAAAAGTTACTTTTGAAAGTATAGACCTTGAAAAAGATGATACAAAAACAGCTGACAAAAATGACCCTATATTATAG
- the purB gene encoding adenylosuccinate lyase, translated as MNNTYQSPLTSRYASKEMQELFSPDKKFTTWRKLWIALAETEKELGLDISQEQIDELKKFQNDINYDVAKQREKEVRHDVMSHVYAYGVQCPKAAGIIHLGATSCFVGDNTDLIVMYEALEMIKKRLIKVIQVLAKFADEYKELPTLGFTHFQPAQPTTVGKRATLWIEDFLLDLETLEDFLQRKRLRGAKGTTGTQASFMELFDGNFEKVKQVDKMIANKMGYDDVFPVTGQTYSRKIDSQVINILSGIAQSATKFSNDIRLLQHLKEVEEPFEKNQIGSSAMAYKRNPMRSERIASLSRYVISDMLNPAMTVAGQWFERTLDDSANKRISVPEAFLATDAVLNLCANVSDGLVVYPKVIEQRLMKELPFMATENIMMDAVKRGGNRQELHEKIRVHSLEAARMVKSEGMENDLVDRIAGDSDFGITKEEILEVLKPELYVGAAPLQVEEFLNNVVGPILYKEETIETAEITV; from the coding sequence ATGAATAATACATATCAATCACCCCTTACATCTAGATACGCAAGTAAGGAAATGCAGGAATTATTTTCTCCAGATAAAAAGTTTACTACTTGGAGAAAGCTGTGGATAGCCTTGGCTGAAACAGAAAAAGAACTAGGTTTAGACATTAGCCAAGAACAAATAGATGAATTAAAAAAATTCCAAAATGATATTAATTATGATGTTGCAAAGCAGAGAGAGAAAGAAGTTAGACATGATGTTATGAGTCATGTATATGCATATGGAGTTCAGTGCCCAAAGGCTGCAGGTATAATACATTTGGGTGCTACATCCTGTTTTGTTGGAGATAATACAGACTTAATAGTAATGTATGAAGCCTTGGAAATGATAAAGAAGAGGCTAATAAAGGTTATTCAGGTCCTAGCTAAATTTGCTGATGAGTATAAAGAATTGCCAACGTTAGGATTTACACATTTTCAGCCAGCTCAACCGACTACAGTAGGCAAAAGAGCAACATTATGGATAGAAGATTTTCTATTGGATTTGGAAACATTAGAAGATTTTTTACAGAGAAAAAGATTGAGAGGAGCAAAAGGTACGACAGGTACTCAAGCCTCTTTTATGGAACTATTTGATGGCAATTTTGAAAAAGTTAAGCAAGTAGATAAGATGATTGCAAATAAAATGGGGTATGATGATGTATTTCCAGTGACTGGACAGACATATTCAAGAAAGATAGACAGTCAGGTAATTAATATACTTTCTGGCATAGCACAGTCAGCCACAAAGTTTTCTAATGATATAAGGCTTTTACAACACTTAAAAGAAGTTGAAGAACCATTTGAAAAGAATCAAATAGGATCTTCAGCTATGGCATACAAGAGAAATCCTATGAGAAGTGAGAGAATAGCATCTTTATCAAGATATGTGATTTCAGATATGCTCAATCCAGCTATGACAGTAGCAGGGCAGTGGTTTGAAAGAACCTTGGATGACTCTGCAAATAAAAGAATATCAGTTCCAGAGGCATTTTTAGCAACTGATGCAGTATTGAATTTATGTGCAAACGTAAGTGATGGATTGGTTGTATATCCAAAAGTCATTGAACAGAGATTAATGAAAGAACTACCTTTTATGGCAACAGAAAATATAATGATGGATGCCGTAAAAAGAGGTGGAAATAGACAAGAACTTCATGAAAAGATAAGAGTACATTCTTTAGAAGCTGCAAGAATGGTAAAATCAGAAGGAATGGAAAATGATTTAGTGGATAGAATTGCTGGTGACTCTGATTTTGGTATTACAAAAGAAGAAATACTTGAAGTCTTAAAACCAGAATTATATGTTGGAGCAGCTCCACTACAGGTTGAAGAATTTTTGAATAATGTGGTAGGTCCGATACTATATAAAGAAGAAACTATAGAAACAGCAGAAATAACAGTATAA
- a CDS encoding DUF975 family protein has translation MIGLKSIKSKSIKQLSGKWNTLVIINFMCLISIYFISFSSVKTTNRLINFILEILSIFIICITTKLGYKISRDAKKPFNYKIFKKKELINLFIYILINLVLIHIINIIFILIESTIWEVDISSRGFDILTVLSITLIKKTLFNFIILSIYLFSIIYVCLGFIFGYYIIFRNNKKINIIKIVNLSFNIIKGHRIEFLYFILPFTILAFMSIFTFGIGFLWLNSYYQVSKANYYKSLLSYKKEILEKKNRIIRTIEK, from the coding sequence TTGATTGGTTTAAAAAGTATCAAAAGTAAATCGATAAAGCAATTATCTGGTAAATGGAATACGCTAGTAATAATAAATTTTATGTGCTTGATTTCTATATATTTTATTTCATTTTCTAGTGTCAAAACAACAAATAGATTAATTAATTTCATATTGGAAATTTTATCAATATTTATCATATGCATAACCACAAAGTTGGGTTATAAAATTTCAAGAGATGCAAAAAAACCATTTAATTATAAAATTTTCAAAAAAAAAGAATTAATCAATTTGTTTATATACATATTGATTAATCTTGTACTTATTCATATAATAAACATAATTTTTATACTCATTGAAAGTACAATATGGGAAGTAGATATAAGCTCGAGAGGATTTGATATACTTACTGTACTTTCTATTACACTAATTAAAAAGACACTGTTTAATTTTATAATACTTTCTATATACCTATTTTCTATTATATATGTATGCTTGGGGTTTATATTTGGTTATTATATAATATTTAGAAATAATAAAAAAATTAATATTATAAAAATTGTTAATTTATCTTTTAATATTATCAAAGGACATAGAATAGAATTTTTATATTTTATTTTGCCATTTACTATATTGGCTTTTATGTCTATATTTACTTTCGGAATTGGATTTTTGTGGCTAAATTCTTACTATCAAGTATCAAAAGCAAATTATTATAAAAGTTTGCTAAGCTATAAAAAAGAAATACTTGAGAAGAAAAATAGAATAATTAGAACAATAGAAAAATAG
- a CDS encoding TrkH family potassium uptake protein: MNYEMMIYVIMSIAKIEGLLLFVPSLVSLVYGEYKTSMQIAIIAIVFTIIGFITTIKKPRKSDLFTKDGILIVGMAWICFSIIGSLPFIITGSIPSVIDALFETVSGFTTTGSSILTNIEDLPQGVVFWRSFTHWIGGMGVLVFVMAITPLVGSSTMNIMQAEVPGPSVDKLVPKTKQTAKILYTIYIVMTLLEVVFLMFGNMSFFDSLMHAFSTAGTGGFSNKSNSVKYFDSAYIDGVITVFTIFFGINFNIFYLLLLRKFSRAFKSEELRWYLIIIIIATTMITINTYSVYGSVLKAFRYASFQVVTVISTTGFMTADFNLWPSFSQAILILLMIIGACAGSTGGGLKVSRVLIIFRYMKSEIKKIIHPRSVNNISFEGKVIDDSTLRSISAYLILYSFIILFSFLLISINNFDFQTNMSSVITCINNVGPGLGKICGPVGNFSSFSDFSKIILIFDMLIGRLEIFPIILLFSPRILKRRF; this comes from the coding sequence ATGAATTATGAAATGATGATTTATGTAATAATGAGTATAGCAAAGATAGAAGGTTTGCTATTATTTGTACCATCCTTGGTATCTCTAGTATATGGAGAATACAAGACATCTATGCAAATTGCAATAATTGCAATTGTATTTACAATCATAGGATTTATTACAACTATAAAGAAACCGAGGAAATCGGACTTATTTACTAAAGATGGAATATTAATAGTAGGTATGGCTTGGATTTGTTTTTCTATAATAGGTTCATTACCATTTATAATTACAGGATCTATACCTAGTGTAATTGATGCTCTATTCGAGACAGTATCAGGATTTACAACGACCGGTTCTTCTATACTCACAAACATAGAGGATTTACCACAAGGTGTTGTATTTTGGAGGTCGTTTACTCACTGGATTGGTGGAATGGGAGTATTAGTATTTGTGATGGCTATTACACCTTTAGTTGGTAGTAGTACTATGAATATAATGCAAGCAGAAGTACCTGGTCCATCAGTTGATAAGTTAGTTCCTAAAACAAAGCAAACAGCTAAGATATTATATACTATATACATTGTAATGACTCTTTTAGAAGTAGTATTCTTAATGTTTGGTAATATGTCATTTTTTGATAGTTTGATGCATGCATTTTCAACAGCAGGTACGGGAGGATTTTCTAATAAGTCAAATAGTGTGAAATATTTTGATAGTGCATATATAGATGGTGTGATTACAGTATTTACTATATTTTTTGGAATAAATTTCAATATATTTTATTTACTATTACTTAGAAAATTCAGCAGAGCATTTAAGAGTGAAGAATTAAGATGGTATTTAATAATAATAATTATAGCCACAACTATGATAACAATTAATACATACAGTGTATATGGATCAGTGTTAAAGGCGTTTAGATATGCGTCTTTCCAAGTAGTGACGGTTATTTCAACTACTGGATTTATGACTGCTGACTTTAATCTATGGCCTAGCTTTTCTCAAGCAATATTAATATTGCTTATGATAATAGGTGCATGTGCAGGTTCTACTGGAGGAGGCTTAAAAGTTTCAAGGGTATTGATAATATTTAGGTATATGAAAAGTGAAATAAAGAAAATTATACACCCTAGATCAGTTAATAATATAAGCTTTGAGGGGAAAGTTATTGATGATAGTACATTAAGAAGTATATCTGCATATTTAATACTTTATAGTTTTATAATACTATTTTCTTTTTTATTGATATCTATTAATAATTTTGATTTTCAAACAAATATGAGTTCAGTAATAACTTGTATAAATAATGTAGGACCAGGTTTAGGAAAAATATGTGGGCCTGTAGGAAATTTTTCTTCATTTTCAGATTTTTCGAAGATAATATTAATATTTGATATGTTAATAGGTAGATTGGAAATTTTCCCAATTATCTTGCTATTCAGTCCTAGGATATTAAAAAGAAGATTTTAA
- a CDS encoding DUF975 family protein — MLSNRKIKLQARSRLSSHWPLFAIITLIVFVLTFIINYIFARKNIIITNIIAFFAIILMNFLSKIAFNLSIEEEITLENSIFDLRSFVKMCNYSIMIILLYNILNFMVGIAAKGSDFAGFISSNHFVHEGILYIIAKTGGIPDILFNIFLLIIYFIMASYIFCSIVLYKYVVFSQYDQIGPTNTIRFTLKLVKDYKWRLFSLIISFTGWFILSIFTFGIGLVLLVPYIKVSIAVFYSQLLKEKKDLLAKLVHK, encoded by the coding sequence ATGCTTTCTAATAGAAAAATAAAGTTACAGGCTAGGAGTAGATTAAGTAGTCACTGGCCTTTATTCGCAATTATAACATTGATAGTCTTTGTTTTAACTTTTATAATAAATTATATATTTGCTAGAAAAAATATTATTATTACCAATATAATAGCTTTTTTTGCGATAATATTGATGAATTTTTTATCAAAAATAGCTTTTAACCTAAGCATAGAGGAAGAAATAACTTTAGAAAACTCTATATTTGATTTGAGATCTTTTGTAAAAATGTGCAATTATTCAATAATGATTATACTTCTATATAATATATTGAATTTCATGGTGGGTATAGCTGCCAAAGGATCAGATTTTGCTGGTTTTATATCATCAAACCACTTTGTTCATGAGGGTATTTTATATATAATAGCAAAGACTGGAGGTATACCGGATATTCTATTTAATATATTTTTATTAATTATATATTTTATAATGGCTTCGTATATATTTTGTAGTATAGTGTTATATAAATATGTAGTATTTAGTCAGTATGATCAGATTGGTCCGACAAATACTATAAGATTCACCTTGAAATTAGTCAAAGATTATAAATGGAGATTGTTTTCTTTAATAATCTCTTTTACAGGTTGGTTTATTTTATCTATATTTACATTCGGTATCGGACTAGTGCTCTTGGTACCCTATATTAAAGTTTCAATTGCAGTATTTTATAGCCAATTGCTGAAAGAGAAAAAAGATCTTTTAGCTAAATTAGTACACAAATAA
- a CDS encoding carbon-nitrogen hydrolase family protein produces the protein MNTFRIAVCQLKVGESKEENIKNAVQKIEEASQNGADLVVLPEIFNGPYSTKSFYNYAEEYPGKTSVAMMDVAKRCKIHLVAGSISEKENEKLYNTSYFFNDKGELIGKHRKMHLFDIDIEDGQYFKESDSLTPGEEFSVFDTKFGKVGLGICFDIRFPEYFRLLSNMGSKLIILPAAFNMTTGPAHWEISVRMRAIDNQVYFVGACPARNEDAEYISYANSRISDPWGNIIAKAGNNEEIIYADIDLNKVDSLRKQLPLTSNLRKDLYEVKNKK, from the coding sequence ATGAATACATTTAGAATTGCTGTGTGTCAATTAAAGGTAGGCGAGAGTAAGGAAGAAAATATTAAGAATGCTGTCCAAAAAATTGAAGAAGCTTCTCAAAATGGAGCTGATTTGGTAGTATTACCAGAGATTTTTAATGGACCATATAGTACAAAATCTTTTTATAATTATGCAGAGGAATATCCAGGAAAAACTTCTGTGGCAATGATGGATGTCGCAAAAAGATGTAAGATACATCTAGTTGCAGGTTCAATATCTGAAAAAGAAAATGAAAAATTATATAATACTTCATATTTTTTTAATGATAAAGGTGAATTAATAGGAAAACATAGAAAAATGCATCTTTTTGATATTGATATAGAAGATGGCCAATATTTTAAGGAAAGCGATAGCTTAACTCCAGGAGAAGAATTTTCGGTATTTGATACTAAATTTGGTAAAGTAGGTTTAGGTATTTGTTTTGATATAAGGTTTCCAGAATATTTCAGATTATTATCTAATATGGGTTCAAAATTAATAATATTACCAGCAGCATTTAATATGACGACAGGACCAGCTCATTGGGAAATATCTGTCAGAATGAGAGCAATAGACAATCAAGTATATTTTGTTGGAGCTTGTCCTGCTAGGAATGAAGATGCTGAATACATTTCATATGCAAATTCTAGAATTTCAGATCCATGGGGAAACATTATTGCAAAAGCTGGTAATAATGAGGAAATAATCTATGCTGATATTGATTTAAACAAGGTAGATTCATTAAGAAAGCAATTGCCACTAACAAGCAACCTTAGAAAAGATTTATATGAAGTGAAGAATAAAAAATAA
- the lepB gene encoding signal peptidase I, giving the protein MSRKENKGCIGEIWEIIKVFSMAIILAIVIVQFVRPTRVDGISMYPTLDNNDYLIINRVSRYTGVDRGDIVVFDSDMPIGTKTSEKNALRQAMDFVLQDDSQTKDLVKRVIAVGGDKIQIKDGIVKVNGQQVKEDYISIGNFTDGNIDTTVPQGKLFCMGDNRSRSLDSRYPEVGFVPEKKLVGNILVRLLPINSLGPVE; this is encoded by the coding sequence GTGAGCCGAAAAGAAAATAAAGGTTGCATAGGTGAGATATGGGAAATAATAAAGGTATTTTCAATGGCAATTATTTTGGCTATAGTAATTGTACAATTTGTAAGACCTACTAGAGTGGATGGAATATCCATGTATCCTACCTTAGATAATAATGACTATTTGATAATTAATAGAGTCAGTAGATATACAGGCGTGGATAGAGGAGACATAGTAGTTTTCGATAGCGATATGCCAATAGGAACAAAAACAAGCGAAAAAAATGCTCTAAGACAAGCTATGGATTTTGTACTGCAAGATGACAGTCAGACTAAGGATTTAGTAAAAAGAGTTATTGCTGTTGGGGGAGATAAAATACAAATAAAGGATGGTATTGTAAAAGTAAATGGACAGCAAGTAAAAGAAGACTATATATCAATAGGCAATTTTACAGATGGTAATATAGACACAACAGTACCACAAGGAAAATTGTTCTGTATGGGCGACAATAGATCTAGGAGCTTAGATAGTAGATATCCAGAGGTTGGTTTCGTACCAGAAAAAAAATTGGTTGGAAATATTCTGGTTAGGTTATTACCAATAAACAGTTTGGGGCCTGTGGAATAA
- a CDS encoding RsmF rRNA methyltransferase first C-terminal domain-containing protein, producing the protein MNINKEVKFKEEIDIIDKLPSKFKEDMRDLLGSEYDDFIDSYNDEKTSSIRLNTLKMNQDDFEKLNLFEINLAEDKIKWANEGYYISLDKRPSMNPLFDAGLYYIQEPSAMSVVGQSEIDMGDYILDMCASPGGKSTYILSKLNNSGFLVSNEFNKSRLKALGENLEKFGAINSLITNMSSKELLKFFKGYFDKIFIDAPCSGQGMFRKDEYAIEDWSEDKVDQCCSIQEELMTDAYYMLKDQGTIIYSTCTFTKSENEEIVNNFLCKFKNTELISMDRIWPHKEKGEGHFCAKIKKLNTNDNMDEEFMNKNNKKKNKPCDYKCKEFEEFSSKFLKDDYSKFIKKKYKFIDRSGLLYIFPKEIEVEDMPKTLRKGLLLGKILKNRFEPAHSFAMILNKNKVKNYIDFKYDDENISRYLSGQSIATNASRSWTLVCVNGIGLGWAKESNGQLKNKYPKGLRKNI; encoded by the coding sequence ATGAATATAAATAAAGAAGTAAAGTTTAAAGAAGAAATAGATATAATAGATAAGTTGCCTAGTAAATTCAAAGAAGATATGAGAGATTTACTAGGCAGTGAATACGATGATTTTATAGATAGTTATAATGATGAAAAAACAAGTTCAATAAGACTTAATACTTTAAAAATGAATCAAGATGACTTTGAAAAATTAAATCTTTTTGAAATTAACTTAGCTGAGGATAAGATAAAGTGGGCAAATGAAGGTTACTATATCTCTTTGGATAAAAGACCTAGTATGAACCCACTTTTTGATGCGGGATTGTATTATATACAAGAGCCTTCAGCAATGAGTGTAGTAGGTCAAAGTGAAATTGATATGGGAGATTATATTTTAGATATGTGTGCATCTCCGGGTGGAAAATCTACTTATATATTGTCTAAATTAAATAACAGTGGTTTTTTAGTATCTAATGAATTTAATAAGTCTAGGCTAAAAGCTCTAGGAGAAAATTTAGAAAAGTTTGGAGCTATAAATTCTTTAATTACCAATATGAGTTCTAAAGAATTATTAAAGTTTTTTAAAGGTTATTTTGATAAGATATTTATAGATGCACCATGTTCTGGTCAGGGTATGTTTAGAAAAGATGAATACGCAATAGAAGATTGGTCTGAGGATAAAGTTGATCAATGTTGCTCTATACAAGAAGAATTAATGACTGATGCTTATTATATGCTGAAAGATCAGGGGACTATAATATATTCTACATGCACATTTACTAAAAGTGAAAATGAAGAGATAGTCAATAATTTTTTATGTAAATTTAAAAATACCGAGTTAATTTCTATGGATAGAATTTGGCCTCATAAAGAAAAAGGAGAAGGACACTTCTGTGCAAAAATTAAAAAGCTAAATACCAATGACAATATGGATGAAGAGTTTATGAATAAAAATAATAAAAAAAAGAATAAGCCATGTGATTATAAATGTAAAGAATTTGAAGAATTTTCTTCTAAGTTTTTAAAAGATGACTATAGCAAATTTATCAAAAAAAAATATAAATTTATTGATAGGAGTGGGCTTTTGTATATTTTTCCTAAGGAAATTGAAGTAGAGGATATGCCCAAGACACTTAGAAAAGGTTTGTTATTAGGTAAAATATTGAAAAATAGATTTGAACCAGCACATTCATTTGCTATGATTTTAAATAAAAATAAAGTCAAAAATTATATTGATTTTAAATATGATGATGAAAACATAAGTAGGTATTTAAGCGGTCAAAGCATAGCTACAAATGCATCTAGATCTTGGACTTTGGTATGTGTAAATGGAATTGGTTTGGGATGGGCAAAGGAATCAAATGGACAATTAAAAAATAAATATCCCAAGGGTTTAAGAAAAAACATTTAA
- a CDS encoding adenylosuccinate synthase: MLTAITGINWGDEGKGRMVDLLSEDYDIVVRYQGGNNAGHTVVNERGKFILNLLPSGILRTDVVNIIGNGVVVDIKHLCEEMGKLISAGIEITPDNLKISDRAIIVMPYHVKQDCLEEERLSDAKYGSTKRGIAPVYGDKYMKKGLRMGELLDSEESLKERLKGIIEWKNLMLADGYGDSPIEFDQMWSYLKEYGDVAKKFVCDTGLYLNQANKEGKNIMFEAQLGALRDIDFGIYPFTSSSSSIAAYAPIGAGVPNLKVERSIGIMKAYSTCVGEGPFTAEMFGDEAEQLRKAGNEYGAATGRPRRVGGFDVLASRYGVRCQGADEIALTKLDVLSYFEEIPVCVGYKFDDTVLDEFPIGEKLFKAQPVYEYKKGWMKDISNCKTLEELPKEAIDYIKYIEKVVDCKITYVSVGAEREQYIVMP, translated from the coding sequence ATGTTAACAGCAATAACAGGAATAAACTGGGGCGATGAAGGTAAAGGAAGAATGGTAGACTTACTATCTGAAGATTATGATATAGTAGTTAGATATCAAGGTGGAAATAATGCAGGTCACACAGTAGTAAATGAAAGAGGAAAGTTTATACTAAACTTATTGCCATCAGGCATACTGAGAACAGACGTTGTAAATATAATAGGAAATGGTGTAGTAGTTGATATAAAACATCTTTGTGAAGAAATGGGCAAGTTAATTAGTGCGGGTATTGAAATTACACCTGATAATTTGAAAATAAGCGATAGGGCTATAATAGTAATGCCATATCATGTAAAGCAAGATTGTCTAGAAGAAGAAAGATTGTCAGATGCAAAATATGGATCAACTAAAAGAGGGATAGCTCCAGTATACGGAGACAAGTACATGAAAAAAGGCCTTAGAATGGGAGAACTATTAGATAGTGAAGAATCTTTAAAAGAAAGGCTAAAAGGAATTATTGAATGGAAGAATCTTATGCTAGCTGATGGTTATGGAGATAGTCCAATAGAGTTTGATCAAATGTGGTCATATTTAAAAGAATATGGTGATGTTGCAAAGAAATTTGTATGTGATACTGGTCTATACTTAAATCAAGCAAATAAAGAAGGAAAGAATATTATGTTTGAAGCACAATTAGGTGCTTTAAGAGATATAGATTTTGGTATATATCCATTTACATCATCATCATCTTCAATAGCAGCTTATGCTCCAATTGGTGCAGGGGTTCCAAACTTGAAGGTTGAAAGATCAATAGGTATAATGAAGGCTTATTCAACTTGTGTAGGTGAAGGACCATTTACAGCTGAAATGTTCGGAGATGAAGCAGAGCAACTGAGAAAAGCTGGTAATGAATATGGTGCAGCTACTGGTAGACCAAGAAGAGTAGGAGGGTTTGATGTACTTGCTTCTAGATATGGTGTAAGATGTCAAGGAGCAGACGAAATAGCTTTGACAAAATTAGATGTACTTTCATACTTTGAAGAAATACCAGTATGTGTAGGATATAAATTTGATGATACAGTCCTTGATGAATTCCCAATAGGAGAAAAACTATTCAAGGCTCAACCCGTATATGAATATAAAAAGGGATGGATGAAAGATATTTCCAACTGCAAGACATTGGAAGAACTTCCAAAAGAGGCTATAGATTACATAAAATATATAGAAAAAGTAGTAGATTGTAAAATAACTTACGTTTCTGTAGGTGCTGAAAGAGAACAATATATAGTAATGCCATAG
- a CDS encoding DUF3867 family protein, with protein MSDDKIIDFNELKEKVKESDINKFEQYVQDLYMQINTGQMTMFQFSKKMSEYMQENNISEEKLVNIQMKMMERYGIDPKMLEDEMKKMGMDPNQMNFSKSDEDKYKSEKSINDFDIDELVNNDKGAIKLGFFEKYKSQLEEKTILEYRIQNDKNDIKILMNGNELVVISEKKLDLSDDTINKFIANYRSTIDTPLKVIICEATNTYEYK; from the coding sequence ATGTCAGATGATAAAATAATTGATTTTAATGAATTAAAAGAAAAAGTAAAAGAATCGGATATAAATAAGTTTGAGCAATATGTACAAGATTTATATATGCAAATAAACACAGGTCAAATGACTATGTTTCAATTTTCAAAAAAAATGTCGGAATATATGCAAGAAAATAATATATCAGAAGAGAAATTAGTTAATATACAAATGAAAATGATGGAAAGATATGGTATAGATCCCAAGATGTTAGAGGATGAAATGAAAAAAATGGGAATGGATCCTAACCAAATGAATTTTTCTAAATCTGATGAAGATAAGTATAAATCAGAGAAGTCAATAAATGATTTTGATATAGATGAATTAGTAAATAATGACAAGGGAGCTATAAAGCTAGGTTTTTTTGAAAAATATAAGAGTCAGCTAGAAGAAAAGACTATCTTAGAATATAGGATACAAAATGACAAAAATGATATTAAAATATTGATGAATGGAAATGAATTAGTTGTTATAAGCGAAAAGAAATTAGATTTGAGTGACGATACTATAAATAAATTTATAGCTAACTATAGATCAACTATAGACACTCCATTGAAAGTTATTATATGTGAGGCAACAAATACATATGAATATAAATAA
- a CDS encoding GNAT family N-acetyltransferase has product MSYKHFDDLFSVYSSLTSDDSFTYMVFDKFEKVECFKLFFENMIKSIDPYYLAIIDNKSKKAIGSFALMRIDKNNRVIEIGSILYSDILKKSKMATEAQYLIMKYVFEDIKYRRYEWKCDNYNEPSKRAAKRLGFKYEGLFRKAMVYKGRNRDTAWFSIIDDEWKLLKNKFEAWLEDSNFDKEGKQIKALNEL; this is encoded by the coding sequence ATGTCATATAAGCATTTCGACGATTTATTTTCTGTATATAGCTCTTTAACTTCAGATGATTCTTTTACATATATGGTATTTGATAAATTTGAAAAAGTAGAGTGTTTTAAGCTATTTTTTGAGAACATGATAAAATCAATAGATCCATATTATTTAGCAATAATAGATAATAAATCAAAAAAAGCTATTGGTAGTTTTGCTTTAATGAGGATTGATAAAAATAATAGAGTTATAGAGATTGGCAGTATATTATATTCAGATATTCTCAAAAAAAGTAAAATGGCAACTGAAGCTCAATATTTAATAATGAAATATGTATTTGAAGATATTAAATATAGAAGATATGAGTGGAAATGTGATAACTACAATGAGCCATCTAAAAGGGCCGCAAAAAGACTTGGCTTTAAATATGAAGGACTTTTTAGAAAAGCTATGGTATATAAAGGTCGAAATCGAGATACTGCTTGGTTTTCTATAATTGATGATGAATGGAAGTTACTAAAAAATAAATTTGAAGCTTGGTTAGAAGATTCAAATTTTGATAAAGAAGGTAAACAGATAAAAGCATTGAATGAATTATAA